TGCATAAACACCTCCATCATAATGCTCCTTTTTAAATTGAGCTACACCATTTTTTGCTTCCGTAGTATCAGCGTAGTATAAACGATTTCCTAAATACTTAGCTAAATAAACAGTTGTGTCCTTTAAACCATCTATTTTAAACTTAAGGTTATATTGGGCGTTGATACTAAAACCTAAACCAATTAAAAGTAATACAATTAAATTTTTCATGAATAGTTAAATTTTATGTCTTTTTCTGACGTTAAATATTTTATTTAGATGCTTAGCTTAAGTTTTTTTAACATAATTTTACAATTACTTTTTTGCTAAACTCTTAATTGAACGGCTAATGCTGATGTAATTTATTAGTAAGAATAGCAAGATAAATGCCAAACCAGTTACAAAGGTAATTGTTGCAATTGAATTAGGAACTTGTAAGTCAATTTTATTTAATAACCAATAGGCAAATAAGTATTTAAATAAAAAGACAATAGATAAGGAAATTATAATAATGATCCCATATACCTTGATAAATAATTTTAAGAGTGTTTGACTAATCTGTTGCCATGTATACCCCAAGAGTAACAGCACTTTAATTTCCTCTTGAGATTTGTTAATGATAACCTGCGTATAAAGAATAAAAATAACAACGGCAAGAAATACGATAATTAGACCTATCGCCATTAAAAAATAGAAAAGAGAACTTGTGACTTGTTGGATTAAGCTTTCTTTTAATTGTTCGGTATTGGTCTCATAATTCTGTTGTTTAAGAAAAGCTTTTATACTAGGATCAGCTTTGTTAGGTGTAGCAATAATCAATCTAGATGGATCCTTTTCTATTTGATTACCAACTTCTTGATTTAAGTAGTTTAGAAAACTATCAGGAACCAGAATAGAATTCACTCGATCAGAAAAGTTAACAACTCTTCCATAATACGTTACATCTTTTTGATGACCTCTGATTTTTAGTTTAAAGCGTACACTGCCTATTAATGATTTACTAGCTTGAGGTGCTCCCATAGAAGGCGCTATACCATAATTATAAGCATCTAAAAATGTATTGGGTAAAATTATAGGAACCTCTTCGGTTCCTTTTTCCCATCCCCAGTCTTTGGTATCAACATCAATAAAGCGATTGGGAATAGATTCAAAAAATGCTAAAGTTGAAAAAGGGGGGAAGTTTCCACCTTCAAAGCTCATTACAACCATAACTTCAAAACCTGAACCACTCTTAAAAGGAGCAAGGTCTGTAACAAAGCTTTGCTTACGAAGTTCTTCTATATTTTTAGTGGTAAAATTGGAAGCCCCCATTCCTAAGGTATTAAAAGTCGAAATCTTCTTTTTTAGGACAAGATATTGATCATCATTATTTTGCTGAATAGCAGTATTGATATCAGTATATACTTGAATGGCTATTAATAAAAGGCATAAACCAATTACAGTGCCAATACTAGAAAGTATGAGCGTACTTCTATTTTTAGATGGTTGAAAGGCCTTATTAATCATAATTGAAGAGTTTTATTTCCTGTTATACCATAAGCATATCCTAATGTTGCTAAAAGATAAGATGCTCCTTCTCTTTTACAGGCATTGTCAATAATGTTTAAAGCTATTTTGATGTTTTCATCATCGATATGACTAAAAGGTTCATCCAATAATAAAAGCTCAAATGGTTGTAAAATAGTACGTATTAAAGCTATACGTTGTTGTTGACCAATAGATAGTTGGTGAATAGGTTTATTGATATGATCAGTAAGATGGAATTGAGCTATTAGGGATTTAATTTCATCGGTTGTATAATGCTGCGTTAGTCTATTTTTGATTAATAAGTTATCCCAAACACTTAGGTGTTGAATTAGTTTTAAATCTTGTGGCAAATAAGCTAATCGACAACGTCTTATTGTTGCCCAATCATTTATTGTTAAATCAGCAATATTTATTCCATCCATGGTAATTAGCCCTGTATAGTCGTTTCGTAAACCAAATAAATAGTTTAGAAGCGTACTTTTCCCTTTCCCAGAGTTAGATGAAACAAAATAAGATTGGTTATTCGTTAGTTCTAAATCAGAGTTCCAAACCTCAGATTGGGTTAGGTCTTCCACTTTAAAAGCAGCTGGAGTAACATTGTTAAGAATTATTTTCATAGAAATAAAGCGAATGTAACACAAATGTAGTATTTTTACAGTATGAATTAACACCCAAAGAGGTTCGTTTTAATTCTAGGCGAAAGCTGCCCATACAGTACAGTTTTTTAAACTTAACAATCCTTTTTATTGGGAATTAATTGTTTTAGCTATGGCGTGCCGACCTTTCTTTATAGATTGTCAGTCGGATTACAGACCTAAGACTGCGTTCTCAACCATGTTAAACAGAAGTTTAACAAACCTCAAATCTGTATGGGTTTTTATAGAAAAAATAAAAAGACCTTTTAAGTAGCACTTAAAAGGTCTTTTCTGTAATTAACTGAGGTCAATTAATTTTAAAGTCTTTAGTTTTTTTGTATTTGTTGAACTGTTTAAATTGTAAAAAGATACATAACTAAAGTTCTAATAAATTTGAACTTTAGTCTAAATAGTTATTTCAAATCACATTTTTGGATAATTTCTTGTTTATAGTTTGCAGCATCTGTTCTAGACTCTGTATAACTTAAATCTCCACAAGCATCATCAGCTGATTTTTCTTTCGCTTTGATTGTAATTTCTTTTTCAAATTTATAGCTATCATTGAAGCCTTGCCCTGACTGTTTGTGTTCTACTTCACATTTACAATCATACTCCTTTGCGCATGAAGTCATTGAAATTGCAGCAATCGCTACTGAATAAAAAATAATTTTTTTCATGATTTTGTTATTTAATAATTTCCAGCAAAGATGAATGGTATTTTGTGATTTGCTAATGACGTTAGGTAGACTGTGATACCCATTCTGCAAAGAAAGTATCAAATGTCACCTTTTTGTCCCCCTTCTTTTATTGTGCTTACTTCTGAGTGGCATAATTGATGTTATCTTTGACCAAAACTTAAGAATAGAGAAGTATGAGGTTTGTGATTTTAAGTACTATAATTTTACTCCCATTTATAGGGATGAGTAGCAATAATGAAGTACAAGAAGATAGTATTTTAATAAATCAAAGAGAAAAACTTAAAAACTTTCAAAGTGGAAAAATAACAGAAGAAGATCAAAAAGAATTGGCGAGAATCTATGTGAAAATGGCTCAAGTTTATGCTGATAAGTATAGTATGTATGATACATCTTTATACTATTTTCAAAAAGCAAATCAAACAGATTTAAAGAATATAGCGCCAAGTATGTATTCTAAAATAATGTTTCAGATAGCAAATGTGTATTCCCTAACAGATAAAATTGATTTAGCTATTGTTACGAACAGAGAAGCTATGAAAATTGGTGAAGCACATAAAGATACTTCGATGCTAATTAGGACAAATTGGTTAATGGGAAAAGCCTATTATAATTTAGATTTAGACTCTTCTTTATATTTTTTTACGGAAGCTAATCATTTTGCTAATGCCTACCAAGATGTGTTTATGTTACAGCAGACATTTAGAGCTCTAGGGCAAGTATATATTGAGAAAAAGAATTATGATAGTGCTTTAGTAATATTGAAAAAAATCCCATTAGAATCAATAGGTGTTTTTAGTGTCTGTAATTTAAAATTACAGTTTGCTATGCTATACCTCAATATTGATAATACAGCTGAAGCATTGCGTTATGCTTTGGATGCAAAAAGCATTGCTGATAGTCTAAATAATATTTCTTTGATTAAGAATTCAGCAGAATTATTGCAATCAATTTATATTAAAGACAATAACTATTTAAAAGCTTATGAAGCACAAGCCTTATGCTATAAAATGAAAGACTCGATTAAGAGCTTGGAGGTCCAAAAGAATATTGAGGAGCTTACTATAAAGTATGATGTAGAGTTAAAAGAAGAAAAGAATAAACAATTAAAATCAGCCTTAATTGCTATAAATTTAAAATCAAAAAATGAGCGTTTTATTATGGTTATAATATTATTAATCGTGTTGATTGTTTTTGGTGTACTATACTATAGGTATACAACAAAGAAAAGACGTTTAATTGTTTCTGATATGAAAGTAAAACTTTCTGAAGCAACTAGGAGAGAATTAATGGGACGTTTAAAGCATTCTCAGCATATGATTTTGGAGAAAAATAATTTAATTAATAGGCTGAAAGAAGATATCAATGAAAATGTTGAAAGTGGGGAAAAAACTAAACGTTTATTAGACAAACTCCATACTAAAAACGAATGGAGTGAGTTTTTGGTTGAATTTGAATTATTACACACAGGTTTTTTCTCAAAGTTAAATCAAATAGCAAAAGAACCTTTGACTAAAAATGATACACGATTATCAGCATTAGTCAAACTAAATTTATCTAATAAAGAAATTTCAGATTTATTATTTGTATCTGAGGCTGCAGTTAAAAAAGGTAAAAACAGATTGACCAAAAAAATAGAGTTAGAAAAAGGAGAGCGATTATCTTCTTATATGAATAAGTTGTGATAATTATTGTTTTATAAATTCTTTTTTTCCAACAGCTTCATTATCGTTATAAAAGATGATTAGATAAACGCCCTTAGGCCAATTTTCTACATGAAGAGTTGCAACTTCAAAAAGATCTTTTTTTACAATTACCTTTCCTAATAAATCCACTACTGCATAAGAATTTATTGTTGGAGAAGCCTTAAGAGAAACAATATTTGTAGCAAGAGATGGAAAGACATCAAAATGATTACCAGCATTAGTTTGTTCCTTAATATCTACTGCTCCACGTTTCCATCCAAAAGTATATTGTCCCAACTTAAATTCATGAATATCGACCCGACCATAACCATCTGTTTTAGAACCTTGACTATTGAATGTACAATTAGTCATCACTTGCCAATCTTCTTTGGTATTGGGTCTGTAGAATAAAACTAAACTATCTTCATTGAAGC
This genomic stretch from Flavobacteriales bacterium harbors:
- a CDS encoding ATP-binding cassette domain-containing protein: MKIILNNVTPAAFKVEDLTQSEVWNSDLELTNNQSYFVSSNSGKGKSTLLNYLFGLRNDYTGLITMDGINIADLTINDWATIRRCRLAYLPQDLKLIQHLSVWDNLLIKNRLTQHYTTDEIKSLIAQFHLTDHINKPIHQLSIGQQQRIALIRTILQPFELLLLDEPFSHIDDENIKIALNIIDNACKREGASYLLATLGYAYGITGNKTLQL